The following nucleotide sequence is from Pseudomonadales bacterium.
ACCGTTGGCGAAGGTGGTGGCCCATTATTTTGGCAGGCCATGGAAAAATTAGGACAAGACGGCAAAGTTGGTCTTGGCTGGCCGAAAGAGTTAGGTGGCTCGGGCTTAACCGAAATTGAGCAGTTCATTTTTGTTGAAGAAGTGATGCGCTGCGGTTTTCCGTTCCCATTTTTAACCACTGAGTCGGTTGGTCCAATGATCGCCGAGTTAGCA
It contains:
- a CDS encoding acyl-CoA dehydrogenase family protein — translated: MKIEFTPEQEALRQDLRAYFDELMTPELRDEVSKTVGEGGGPLFWQAMEKLGQDGKVGLGWPKELGGSGLTEIEQFIFVEEVMRCGFPFPFLTTESVGPMIAELA